A genome region from Triticum aestivum cultivar Chinese Spring chromosome 2B, IWGSC CS RefSeq v2.1, whole genome shotgun sequence includes the following:
- the LOC123042016 gene encoding uncharacterized protein has protein sequence MGSTGASLVRALLFASLFAGFAADLAAGEKDCYDERDSVIRMCKWTIKKGSPYVIPDMPCRLEVRKVDMPCICRVLTAADERIISPEKLVRCSREAGVALPVGSKCGTYTILAPAPPCAHA, from the exons ATGGGCAGCACCGGAGCCAGCCTCGTCCGGGCCCTGCTGTTCGCGTCGCTCTTCGCCGGGTTCGCGGCGGACCTCGCCGCGGGGGAGAAGGACTGCTACGACGAGAGGGACAGCGTCATCCGCATGTGCAAGTGGACCATCAAGAAGGGGAGCCCCTACGTGATCCCTGACATGCCCTGCCGCCTCGAGGTGAGGAAGGTGGACATGCCCTGCATCTGCCGCGTcctcaccgccgccgacgagcggaTCATCAGCCCCGAGAAGCTCGTCCGCTGCTCCCGGGAAGCCGGCGTCGCCCTCCCCGTCGGGAGCAAATGCGGGA CCTACACCATCCTGGCGCCAGCGCCACCATGCGCGCATGCGTGA